From Pan paniscus chromosome 6, NHGRI_mPanPan1-v2.0_pri, whole genome shotgun sequence, one genomic window encodes:
- the XRCC2 gene encoding DNA repair protein XRCC2, whose amino-acid sequence MCSAFHRAESGTELLARLEGRSSLKEIEPNLFADEDSPVHGDILEFHGPEGTGKTEMLYHLTARCILPKSEGGLEVEVLFIDTDYHFDMLRLVTILEHRLSQSSEEIIKYCLGRFFLVYCSSSTHLLLTLYSLESMFCSHPSLCLLILDSLSAFYWIDRVNGGESVNLQESTLRKCSQCLEKLVNDYRLVLFATTQTIMQKASNSSEEPSHASPRLCDVDIDYRPYLCKAWQQLVKHRMFFSKQDDSQSSNQFSLVSRCLKSNSLKKHFFIIGESGVEFC is encoded by the exons CTCCTTGCCCGACTTGAAGGTAGAAGTTCCTTGAAAGAAATAGAACCAAATCTGTTTGCTGATGAAGATTCACCTGTGCATG GTGATATTCTTGAATTTCATGGCCCAGAAGGAACAGGAAAAACAGAAATGCTTTATCACCTAACAGCACGATGTATACTTCCCAAATCAGAAGGTGGCCTGGAAGTAGAAGTCTTATTTATTGATACAGATTACCACTTTGATATGCTCCGGCTAGTTACAATTCTTGAGCACAGACTATCCCAAAGCTCTGAAGAAATAATCAAATACTGCCTGGGAAGATTTTTTTTGGTGTACTGCAGTAGTAGCACCCACTTACTTCTTACACTTTACTCACTAGAAAGTATGTTTTGTAGTCACCCATCTCTCTGCCTTTTGATTTTGGATAGCCTGTCAGCTTTTTACTGGATAGACCGCGTCAATGGAGGAGAAAGTGTGAACTTACAGGAGTCTACTCTGAGGAAATGTTCTCAGTGCTTAGAGAAGCTTGTAAACGACTATCGCCTGGTTCTTTTTGCAACGACACAAACTATAATGCAGAAAGCCTCGAACTCATCAGAAGAACCTTCTCATGCCTCTCCACGACTGTGTGATGTGGACATAGACTACAGACCTTATCTCTGTAAGGCATGGCAGCAACTGGTGAAGCACAGGATGTTTTTCTCCAAACAAGATGATTCTCAAAGCAGCAACCAATTTTCATTAGTTTCACGTTGTTTAAAAAGTAAcagtttaaaaaaacatttttttattattggagAAAGTGGGGTTGAATTTTGTTGA